A region of the Pirellulales bacterium genome:
TGATGTCGGCGGCCGGCAGCAGAATCTTCACGGTCGAACCTCGAACGGCGCGGCGATGGCAAACGGACGAGCCGGTATTTTAGGCGCGCCGCCCTGAGATCAACACCCCTGTCCACTACCCACTGACCCCTGCCCACTCCCCAGCCACCGCTTGTCGCCGAGCGGCCCTACCGGCATGATCTGACTGGTACGCCAGTTTCACCCGATTTCGAGGTCCTATCCCTTGAGCAGCATCCCAGGCACGTGGAGCGAGACCCAGGTCGCGGGACATCCGTGCGACGTGTACGAGCCACCGCAGCCCAGCCCCCACGGCTTCGTGGTGGTTTATCTGCACGGCGTCCATTTGAACCGGCTGGTCGAGAATGCGGCCTTCTCGGCCGAGTTCGCCCGGCATGGGCTGCGCGTCATCGCTCCCCTGACCCAACGGAGCTGGTGGACGAACCGCATCTGCACGGAGTTCGATCCGCAACTCACCGCCGAGCGCCACCTGCTCGACAACGTGTTGCCCGAGATCGAGCGCCGCTGGGACACGAAGCCCACGCAGATCGCACTCTTGGGAACGAGCATGGGGGGGCAGGGGGCGCTGCGCTTCGCCTTCAAGTATCCGGCGCTCTTCCCGGTCGTGGCGGGTATCTCGCCAGCGATCGACTATTACACGCGCATGGAGGAAGAGGGGGACGAGACGTTGTGGGAGATGTACGACGATCCGGAACAGGCTCGCCAGGATACGGCCACGCTGCACGTTCACCCGCTGAACTGGCCGCGACATCTTTTTTATTGCTGCGACCCGGCAGACGAGCGCTGGCACGAAAGCGCCGAGCGATTAACCACCAAGCTCGCAGCCCTCGGCATCCCCTTCACTTGCGATCTCGACACCACCGGCGGCGGCCACGGGTTCGAATACTACAACCGCATGGCGCCCAAGGCAGTCGGCTTCATCGCCGAGCAGTTGGAACGCGAGCGCCTGCGCGTGGTGTGAAATCAATCGCCAAAGAACACTAATCGGCACTAATTTCCGCTAATCGTTGGGATTAGTGTCGATTAGTGCGAATTAGTGTTCCTGTCGTTCGCCTTCGTGCAAGACGGACTGCGATAGCGGCGTTTTCCAGTTTTGTAGGTCAGGTACCCCTGTACCTGACAATCGATTGAACTAGCCGCGTCGAACACCAGTGCGTCGCAATGTACTCACCGTCAGCATGACGGTCGACAGAATGAGCGAACCACCGAACGGGACGATCAGCGCGGCAAATCCGACGGAATCGCTCGGCCGCACGAGATCCATGTCGAACAACTCCTGCGCCAGGCAAACCATCGCCAAGGCGACGAGTGCCGACGAACCGTGAAAACAAAGGGCGCCAAAGATGGAAGGCCGCGGTCGTCCGGCGTCGCTCGGTGTGTGTGAGCCACCGCACATGGCGAGGGACCGGTCTGCCACCGACGGGGCCGTCGTGTGAAGGGCCGGAGCACGGCTGGCGAACGGACCTGGCCTCTCGACAGACGCACGAGTCGGCTTGCTCACGGCGGATTCAAGCCAGGCGAAATCGAGTTCTTGCACCGCGGACATGCTCGCTCTCCTTGCAACCAGAGGCAGGGTCCACATCCCGGCCCTCCCCCGGCCAAGAA
Encoded here:
- a CDS encoding prolyl oligopeptidase family serine peptidase; its protein translation is MSSIPGTWSETQVAGHPCDVYEPPQPSPHGFVVVYLHGVHLNRLVENAAFSAEFARHGLRVIAPLTQRSWWTNRICTEFDPQLTAERHLLDNVLPEIERRWDTKPTQIALLGTSMGGQGALRFAFKYPALFPVVAGISPAIDYYTRMEEEGDETLWEMYDDPEQARQDTATLHVHPLNWPRHLFYCCDPADERWHESAERLTTKLAALGIPFTCDLDTTGGGHGFEYYNRMAPKAVGFIAEQLERERLRVV